A stretch of Besnoitia besnoiti strain Bb-Ger1 chromosome V, whole genome shotgun sequence DNA encodes these proteins:
- a CDS encoding hypothetical protein (encoded by transcript BESB_060580) produces MSRGHVSRPRSGRLRYEREGMRREAQRSVSKGRFNSVWQARLVRSIQLHVYPVTENGSSCYYSYYQDSDCYRCDLYSYYYVTTSTRKVSTTSTTSRASTTATATATATATATATATATATATATATANCYCYCYCYCYCYCYCYCYCYYCYCYCYCYCYCYCYCYCYCYCYCYCYCYCYCYCYCYCYCYCYCYCYCYCYCYCYCYCYCYCYCYCYCYCYCYCYCYCYCYCYCYCYCYCYCYCYCYCYCYCYCYCYCYCYCYCYCYCYCYCYCYCYCYCYCYCYCYCYCYCYCYCYCYCYCYCYCYCYCYCYCYCYCYCYCYCYCYCYCYCYCYCYCYCYCYCYCYCYCYCYCYCYCYCYCYCYCYCYCYCYCYCYCYYYYYSTTTTTTTTTTTTTTTTTTTTTTTTTTTTTTTTTTTTTTTTTTTTTTTTTTTTTTTTTTTTTTTTTTTTNYYYYYYLLLLLLLLLLLLLLLLLLLLLLLLLLLLLLLLLLRPTARDQWMRKPTASEGEKACLGERKTSFASPFAEGSSMSAFFPPQSVSPRLG; encoded by the coding sequence ATGAGCAGGGGACATGTCTCTCGGCCGCGAAGCGGGAGACTGCGGtacgagagagagggcatgcggcgagaggcgcagcgcagcgtctcTAAAGGCCGCTTCAACTCAGTCTGGCAGGCGCGGCTCGTGCGTTCTATTCAACTGCACGTATATCCTGTAACAGAAAACGGCAGTTCCTGTTATTACAGCTATTACCAAGACTCCGACTGTTACCGATGCGACTTATATTCCTACTACTATGTTACAACTAGTACGAGAAAAGTTTCCACTACTAGCACTACGTCTAGAGCGTCTactactgctactgctactgctactgctactgctactgctactgctactgctactgctactgctactgctactgctactgctactgctaactgctactgctactgctactgctactgctactgctactgctactgctactgctactgctactactgctactgctactgctactgctactgctactgctactgctactgctactgctactgctactgctactgctactgctactgctactgctactgctactgctactgctactgctactgctactgctactgctactgctactgctactgctactgctactgctactgctactgctactgctactgctactgctactgctactgctactgctactgctactgctactgctactgctactgctactgctactgctactgctactgctactgctactgctactgctactgctactgctactgctactgctactgctactgctactgctactgctactgctactgctactgctactgctactgctactgctactgctactgctactgctactgctactgctactgctactgctactgctactgctactgctactgctactgctactgctactgctactgctactgctactgctactgctactgctactgctactgctactgctactgctactgctactgctactgctactgctactgctactgctactgctactgctactgctactgctactgctactgctactgctactgctactgctactgctactgctactgctactgctactgctactgctactgctactgctactgctactgctactgctactgctactgctactgctactgctactactactactactctactactactactactactactactactactactactactactactactactactactactactactactactactactactactactactactactactactactactactactactactactactactactactactactactactactactactactactactactactactactactactactactactactactactactaactactactactactactacttactactactactactactactactactactactactactactactactactactactactactactactactactactactactactactactactactacgACCGACAGCGCGAGATCAGTGGATGCGAAAGCCAACAGCCTcggaaggagagaaggcgtGTCTGGGGGAAAGGAAGACATCTTTTGCGTCTCCGTTCGCAGAGGGGAGTTCGATGTCTGCCTTTTTTCCGCCGCAGAGTGTCTCGCCGAGACTAGGGTGA